Below is a window of Mycoplasmopsis anatis DNA.
CAACTTTAGCAGTATACTCTTCATTAATTATATTGCTAAATGAAGTAGTTAACTTATCAATAACATTTTTCCCAAAAACTGTTGGAATTAAAGATGAAGATTTTGAAACAACATATTCTCTATCTTTGATAATCTTAACAGTTGTTGCAAATGTTGATGGACGTCCTACTTTTATCTTATCCAACATTTCAATTAATGAACCATCAGTGTATCTTGGTGCTGGTTTGGTTTCATGGTCAGTAAATTTAAACTCTTTTACCTTAACTTCTTGATTTAACTCATAGTTAGGATCATTTAATTCAACTTCTTTTTCATCATCTATAATGTAATATCCATCAAATTTAATTGATGAAAAATTATTTTTAAATTTATACTCACCATTCTCATATGTGTATGTCTTAATTGTTCTAATAGGTTGAGAAATCAATGATTGCATTGTAATTTTATAAATTAGTTTATAAATTGCATACTCTTGTTTTGTCATTTCTGGATATAAAGCAACAGCTTTTTCAGGAGTTAGTTCAATATCAGTAGGTCTTATAGCTTCATGGGCATCTTGATCACCAGAAAATCCTTTTACTTCAGAAGCGATATATTCTTTTCCAAATTGTTTCTCAATATAAATCTTAGCAACATCAATAAAGCTTTGACTAAGTCTTGATGAATCAGTACGTGGGTATGATATAAGTCCACCATCTCCAAACCCTTCATAAAGTTTTTGAGCAGCTGATTGTGTAACTTGCGCAGAATAAGGACTCTTTTTATATAAAGCAGCTTGCTTTAATGGTGTTACTGAAGCCATTTTTTTATCAACAACATTAATATCAATAACCTTTATTATTTTCTTTGCTGTTTCAAAATGTTTTTTAATTGCATCAATTTCACTAGGTAAAATTCAATCTCTTTTATCGCTTGGATTGTTTGAATTAATATAGTTGGCCACTACTTTAGATTGACATAAAGCTTCCAATTTAAAATATTGTTCCGGAATAAAAGATTCAATCTCTCTTTCTCTATCAACAACTAATTTTAGTGCAATAGATTGAACACGTCCAGCACTAGCTTTAGTTGGTGAATTAGATATTTTTTGATTTATTAGATAACTAAGCCTAAATCCAATAATTCTATCAAGCATTCTTCTTGCTTTTTGTGCTTCAACAAGATTATAATCTATCAATCCAGGTTTTTCAATGGCCTTCAAAATAGCATTTTTGGTGATTTCATTATATTTGATTCTATTGTATTTATCTTTAACGTCAAGATATTCAACGAGATGCTCACCGATTGCTTCTCCTTCACGGTCAGGGTCAGTTGCAATAAAAATTCGGTCACACTTTTTGGCTAAAGTTTTTAATTTCTTTATTAACTCTTTTTTACCTTTTTCTAAGGTATATGATGGTTCTCAAGTATCAATATTTATTCCTAAACCATATTGACCACTAGTTTTTAGCTTAGCGATATGACCAACGCTAGCTTCAACTATATAATCCTCACCTAATATTTTTTTAATTGTATTTACTTTATTAGGTGACTCCACAATAACTAATGTTTTCATATATTTAATATTTATACCACAATTTACAAAATTCAATAATATATTGATTTTTTCTATTGAACATAAATTAAAAATAGACTTATTTAAGTCTATTCATTTAGCGATAATATTGCAACAGTTTCAAAGTGCATGGTATGAGCAAAAATATCATAAGCTTTATAAAAATCAATTTTATATTCTTTTAGTAGAAATTCTAAGTCCCTTAATTGAGTTTTAAAATCGCAAGAAATATAAATTAATTGACTCGGTTTTCATTCCAAAATTTTTTCTATTAATTCTTTATCAATTCCAGATCTTGGAGGATCTAAAACTAATGTTGTCTTTGAAAAATTAAAGTTTCTCTTTTCGATTTTTTTAGCGTCTCCAACAATATATTTGTTATTTATTAGTGGAATATTATTAATCAATAAATTTTTTGATGAGATTTTTATTGCATTTTGATTAATTTCTATTCCATAAAGACTGATATTGTCTCGATATAATGAAATGCCTAGAGTTCCAACACCACAATATAAGTCAATCAGTTGATTGTTATTCCTATTAAAATACTTACTAATATCATCAATAATTTGAGAAAAACTTAGCGTATCGATTTGAAAAAAAGAGTCAATGTCTACATGAAACTCTTTAGAGTTTAATGTAATTTTAATTTCATTATTTGAAAACTTCTTAGCAAACAATACTCTGTTTCTATTATTTACTATTTGTATCTCGTGAACGTTAATGTTATTAAAAAGTGTTTTTATTTCATTTGCATCAATTTTATTATTATTAACCAAAAGTTTTACAACACACTCGTCATTATCGTAAATTCTTCCGATTATTTCATAAATATCTAGGTATTTTAGTCTATCTAAAGCTTTTAAGATCTGCTTTATATTACTAAACAATTTTTCATTGTCGACAATTGGGCATTCGCTAATTTCTACCAATTCATTAGTATTAAAAACATAACTAAACAAAGTGTTTATATTTTTAACTTTTCTTACAACAAATTTTGATTTATTACGATAATTATTAATATTTTTAGATTTACTAATTTTTATTTCTTCACTTAATAAATTGGGAAATTTTCAATTAAAAAACTTATTAATTAATTCAGACTTCAATCTTACTTGTTCGTCATATTCTAATCCATATAAAGGAGCAGAACCTGAAATTGTATAAAACATATCTGTTTTTTCTCTTTTATTGGATGTTTGCAAATATTTAATAATTGACCCAAAAGAGTAATTTGAAAGAACTTTATTTATCTTAACTATGGCTCTTTCTCCAGTAAATAAACCAAGTACAAAAATTGGTTTTCCATCAAAAAAGCATTTTCCTAAGCCTTCATAAGTTATTTCAGTACATTCTAATTCAATAATAGAATTCACTTCCAATTTATTTTTCATTTAATGTCTTTTCTATTTTTGCTAATAATTCTTCAATATTGGAATCTAACATATCAATCTTTTTATTAACATCTTCAATTATTTCAATGTCACTTTGATTATCTGACTGAAAGCTGATCTCTTCTTTAATTGTCTTTTGAGTTTTTTTAATAACACCATTAGCAAAGTTATCAATCTTTATCTTAGAGAATTTATCATCAGTTTTGGAAAATGAATATTGCTTAATAGAATCAAGATGTGTGAAACCTTCTTTATCTCTTACTAAAATTACATCGCTGTCTCTTGTTGAATAAATTTCATTAATAATATATGGATCGAATTTTCTATTTTTGAATAATAATTTACCTCTATTATTTTTAGAAACGTAGAGAATATCTTTAGCACGTATTTTTTTAATCATTCCATCATCTGTTAAAAGAGTTAAAACATCATTATTTTGAGCCACAGTAAAGGCGACGATATAATCATTATTTGCTAAATTAGATCCTTTAATACCTTTGGCTTTAGTTCCGTAAATATTTATATCATTTTCAGTGTATTTATTACATAAACCAAAGCTGGAAACTAGAATAACATCCTTTGAACCATTACTTAAACAAGCATTAACAACTCGATCATCAGCAGATATATTTATTGCAGTATAAGTTTTTACAGTTCTGGTTACTTCAAATTCCTTTATTGGTGTTCTTTTTACTATACCATTTCTTGTGGCGATAGTCACAAATAAATTGCTATTTCAATCGCTAACTTCTATAACACTAACTACTACTTCACCACTTTGTAAATCTACAAAGTCTGAAAGATGAACTCCATTTTCCTTTCACTTACACTCTTCAATTTTATAAATAGGGATAATAGCATAATTACCAAAGTTAGTAAATATTAAGAGTGTATCCATTGTATTTACTTGATTGTAAAATGTTAAATAATCTTCATCCTTAAGAACATATGTAGAAAAATCATTCGACTCAATAACTTTTTGGCTCAGACGTTTAATATATCCAAATTTAGAAATTGCTACATTGATAATTTCTTCTTTGATTAAGTCTTTTTCATCATAATCAAAACTGTATTCTCTATCTGCAATTTGAGTTCTTCTAGGTGTAGGAAATTCATTTTTTAATTCTTTTAGTAGATTAATTAAATAAAAAATAAATTTATCATTATTTTCTAATAAAGAATTAATATAACTGATTTCATTTTCTAAATAATCTTTTTCATTATTAAACTCATTATAATCGGTCTTTGATAATTTATAGAGTCTTAATTCTGCAATTGCTGTTGCTTGGTTTTTGGTGAAGCCAAAAACATTCATCAAATCATTTATAACACCAATCTTTGAACCTTCACTTTTTCTAATAACTTCAATAATTTGATCAGTTATTTCTGTTACTTTAAGAAAACCCAAAACAATTTCTAATCTTAGTTTATGCTTTTCCAAATCATAAGTAAGAGTTTTAGTCTTAATATCAGTTATATGCTCAATGTATGAATCAATCAAATTATTTAAATTAAGTAATTGAGGTGAATTATTTTTAATAACCATATTGTTATAACTATAATTAATTTGTAATTTAGTCTTTGAGAATAAATATCTCATAATGCTTTTTTCATTAGCATCTTTATCAAGGGTTATTACAATTTTGATCCCTTCACGATCTGATTGGTCCTTAATTTCTAAAACACCATCAATTTCATTTTGTGAAATTAGTACATCAATTGAATAAACCAAATCAGATTTAACTACTCCAAATGGTATTTCAGTGATTTCAATATACTTATTTTTATTATCGTTAGTAATTGTGAATTTTGAAAAAAGTTGAATTTTATTTTTTATAGTTCGACCGGTATCGAATGATTCTTCAATCCCTTTTGTCCCATAAATTACTCCACCAGTTGGAAAATCAGGACCTTTTACAATTGAGAGTAATTGAGAAAATGATAAATTAGGATTTTGTAATTTAGCAATAGTAGCATCAATAATCTCTTCAAAATTATGTGGAGGCATTTCGGTAGCCATACCAATTGCAATCCCTGTTGTTCCATTGATTAATAAATTCGGAAAAATTGAAGGAAGTACAGCAGGTTCAAACTCAGAATCGTCAAAGTTGGGAACAAAATTAACAGGATTTTTCTTTAATTCACCCAAAATTAATTCGGCCACCTTACTCATTCTTGCTTCAGTATAACGCATAGCAGCGGCTCCATCGTTGTCAATTGAGCCAACATTACCGTGCATATCAACAAGAGGCATGGCATTTTTTCATCATTGTGCCATATTAACCATAGCTTCGTAAACTGAACTATCACCATGAGGATGAAATCTACCAATTACATCGCCAACAACACGAGCTGATTTTTTGAATGGTTTATTATGAAAAAGTCCCAATTCATACATTGAGTACAAAATTCTTCTTTGCACAGGTTTTAGACCATCTCTTACATCAGGAAGAGCTCTTTGTTGAATGATATACTTAGAATATCTCCCGAATCTATCGGCC
It encodes the following:
- the topA gene encoding type I DNA topoisomerase, translated to MKTLVIVESPNKVNTIKKILGEDYIVEASVGHIAKLKTSGQYGLGINIDTWEPSYTLEKGKKELIKKLKTLAKKCDRIFIATDPDREGEAIGEHLVEYLDVKDKYNRIKYNEITKNAILKAIEKPGLIDYNLVEAQKARRMLDRIIGFRLSYLINQKISNSPTKASAGRVQSIALKLVVDREREIESFIPEQYFKLEALCQSKVVANYINSNNPSDKRDWILPSEIDAIKKHFETAKKIIKVIDINVVDKKMASVTPLKQAALYKKSPYSAQVTQSAAQKLYEGFGDGGLISYPRTDSSRLSQSFIDVAKIYIEKQFGKEYIASEVKGFSGDQDAHEAIRPTDIELTPEKAVALYPEMTKQEYAIYKLIYKITMQSLISQPIRTIKTYTYENGEYKFKNNFSSIKFDGYYIIDDEKEVELNDPNYELNQEVKVKEFKFTDHETKPAPRYTDGSLIEMLDKIKVGRPSTFATTVKIIKDREYVVSKSSSLIPTVFGKNVIDKLTTSFSNIINEEYTAKVEDELDLIAEEKVSKNIVMTSFWEKFNDTFDKAKDTMEKTILTQIALEESCPEDSGILVIRRNKKKQKFVGCKNFPNCKYTRSISNEELKVLEETKDEE
- the rlmD gene encoding 23S rRNA (uracil(1939)-C(5))-methyltransferase RlmD, coding for MKNKLEVNSIIELECTEITYEGLGKCFFDGKPIFVLGLFTGERAIVKINKVLSNYSFGSIIKYLQTSNKREKTDMFYTISGSAPLYGLEYDEQVRLKSELINKFFNWKFPNLLSEEIKISKSKNINNYRNKSKFVVRKVKNINTLFSYVFNTNELVEISECPIVDNEKLFSNIKQILKALDRLKYLDIYEIIGRIYDNDECVVKLLVNNNKIDANEIKTLFNNINVHEIQIVNNRNRVLFAKKFSNNEIKITLNSKEFHVDIDSFFQIDTLSFSQIIDDISKYFNRNNNQLIDLYCGVGTLGISLYRDNISLYGIEINQNAIKISSKNLLINNIPLINNKYIVGDAKKIEKRNFNFSKTTLVLDPPRSGIDKELIEKILEWKPSQLIYISCDFKTQLRDLEFLLKEYKIDFYKAYDIFAHTMHFETVAILSLNE
- a CDS encoding DNA topoisomerase IV subunit A, whose protein sequence is MDKNNVIEKIINESLDKIMADRFGRYSKYIIQQRALPDVRDGLKPVQRRILYSMYELGLFHNKPFKKSARVVGDVIGRFHPHGDSSVYEAMVNMAQWWKNAMPLVDMHGNVGSIDNDGAAAMRYTEARMSKVAELILGELKKNPVNFVPNFDDSEFEPAVLPSIFPNLLINGTTGIAIGMATEMPPHNFEEIIDATIAKLQNPNLSFSQLLSIVKGPDFPTGGVIYGTKGIEESFDTGRTIKNKIQLFSKFTITNDNKNKYIEITEIPFGVVKSDLVYSIDVLISQNEIDGVLEIKDQSDREGIKIVITLDKDANEKSIMRYLFSKTKLQINYSYNNMVIKNNSPQLLNLNNLIDSYIEHITDIKTKTLTYDLEKHKLRLEIVLGFLKVTEITDQIIEVIRKSEGSKIGVINDLMNVFGFTKNQATAIAELRLYKLSKTDYNEFNNEKDYLENEISYINSLLENNDKFIFYLINLLKELKNEFPTPRRTQIADREYSFDYDEKDLIKEEIINVAISKFGYIKRLSQKVIESNDFSTYVLKDEDYLTFYNQVNTMDTLLIFTNFGNYAIIPIYKIEECKWKENGVHLSDFVDLQSGEVVVSVIEVSDWNSNLFVTIATRNGIVKRTPIKEFEVTRTVKTYTAINISADDRVVNACLSNGSKDVILVSSFGLCNKYTENDINIYGTKAKGIKGSNLANNDYIVAFTVAQNNDVLTLLTDDGMIKKIRAKDILYVSKNNRGKLLFKNRKFDPYIINEIYSTRDSDVILVRDKEGFTHLDSIKQYSFSKTDDKFSKIKIDNFANGVIKKTQKTIKEEISFQSDNQSDIEIIEDVNKKIDMLDSNIEELLAKIEKTLNEK